In the Malaclemys terrapin pileata isolate rMalTer1 chromosome 3, rMalTer1.hap1, whole genome shotgun sequence genome, TCTAGCAAATCCATAGTCTCCCTAAGAGTGACATTAACTGTAAATGGCTTAGGTTTAATGGTCAACCCATAGGTGAATTCCATTTTAGAGTCCTCATTTGGGTTAGCAATAAAATTGCACTGGTGTACCAGTATGGAGGTAAAAAGAAAGAGCTGCATCTTGGATAACTCCTCTCCAATGCACCTACGTTTACCCAATGAGAAAATCATCACATTGCTAGTAAGATCTTTGTTAATGAATCCATTCTCATCCAGGAATCTTGTTGGCTCAAAATCCTCTGGGTTGGACCATTTTTCTGGGTCATGATTCACTGACCACTGATTGATGAATATGACTGTATCTTTGGGAATGAAGTAGCCCATTATGGAGGTGTCAACTGTGGTGGCATGTGGAATAGTGACTGGCACAAAGCTGCTGAAACGCATGGATTCATAAAGGAAAGCCATAACATAGGGCAAATGAGGTTGATCTTCTGCACAGGGCAAGCGATCTCTGCCAACAATCCTATCCACTTCTTCTTGCATTTTAACCTGCACCTTTGGATATCTGTTGGGAtttaaacatatatatatatacacatgtcaTCTATGCAAATAtaatctacattttcaaacaacgGACTTTCTTTTTGAAAGAATCGTATTTAACTAAAGCTGCTcaaatttttttcacagtttttgTCAAATGCAgttgtcaaaataaaatatttcatagaAACATATTGACTATGACACGTTCAGtgggaaaaagtcaaaatgatttgtttcaaTAGTGTTATAATTTAATTTAGCCTGCtatattaaaattgtattttatattacatttaatatttaatgtgtattgtatattttaatgcaatataaaatctgaaacaaaatggatttaaatgacactaaatgaattatttttgaattttaaatttcagcttttcattctAAATCAGAattactccccccaccccctccatgccCCCAAAAGTAGGAATTTCTCACGGAATGGAAATGCTGGTTCTTGACCAGCTCTACATGTAACCTCTAAATCTGTTTCCATTGATGTTTGAATTAACACATATGAGACTATATTACACATGGATTAGAGCTATatgtagtgttttttttaaattaaaatatttatctaaTAAACTATCAGAACAGAAAAGTTCATGAGCACTCAGATCTTTGTTTGTGGATATTTACTATGACTAATATCAGAATACACTTTTTCATGGTACTGCATTGTATTTAGGATCACTAGCAAAAAATTATTCCAAATTTGTTATATAAACTTGGAGAAGGATCTCCAAGTGGGAGAGATTATAAAAGAAATAAGCAAGCAAAAacattgtagcaagggagatcagcctattttttcctctgtttgattttttttaagccctCATTCCTTCCCTCTCTAAAAGCAACATAGCTCTATTGTCTTCCCACATCTATaattttttgaaactttttgaAGCTTGATTTTTAACTCATCATGTTTGGGCTTTTCAAGTTCCTGTGTCTCCCTCTGTCTCAGTATGTCTccatgagacaaggtgggtgagttagtatcttttattggactaacttctgttggtgagagagacaagctttgccactacacaaagctcttcctcaaatttgggaaaggtattcagagtgtCATAGCTAATACAAGGATCAAACAGATAGAAAAAGccctacttatgctaaactaagggactattcaaggtgaagtggcccattaataccTCTGTAGTCATAAGACAAAAAGGGGAATTAGTGAGTTACAGaatgttgtaataaaccataaatccagtgtctttattaagaccatgatttttagtgtctagcaaagttacgaatttaagctcccagactcatcttttgaaagtgttgtgacggtttcctttgaggatgaggactgagaggtcagatccCGTTGTGAAATGTATGTCTGCATGGCAAACAAAGTCCAAATGTACAGTACTCCAGTTAGAATGCCAAACAGGTTATGTAAACATTAGTAATTATACCCTTACTCTTAAGGTGTTAAATATGTGTGGCTTTTAAGCAGCAGCTAAGTAGATGAGCCTAAGGAGATAACGTCCACAGAAAGTGCAAATGGTTAAGGAAACGCTGGGAGAGGAAAAGGAGGTAACACCAGTTTCTTGCTATTTAAATGCTTCTTCCAACTGTAAGATTTTTGCTGAGTACAATCATTTTCTGCGAGGTGAATATTATGGTGCGTTTATAGGCATACGGTGCGCAATGGGTCCACCTGCTCTAAAGCTTTGAGACTGTTTTTTCACTAGTCATGCAACCGTAATAAAGGTACCCACCTTATAGGAGCAATAACATAATAGAGGGTTTGTAAACCAATACGTGAACTCTTTTTATCTTGTTTAAGTAGATATTATCCTGTTCCTATGATCTCTTTGATCTTGACCTGGTAAAATCTGTTacttttgggtttgttttgttgccTTTTTGCCAGCCTGTATCTTTATGTAACGTTTACTGGAGTGCattggggtttgggtttttttttttttaaatatctttagtTTTTGGCAGTTTTCCCAGAGCTTCCGTGTGAGTTAATCATGAACAACTAAGGTACTTTAGTGCCCACAAATACAGGATTGTTACCTTATGTGTACTTTCTACTAGAAACAAAGAGCTAATAACCAGATCAGTTCAGTTTGATGCTTGCACATCACTGGCAATCAAAGCATTCACCTCCAATAATGGGCCAATTTGTTCACGGAGCATATTTAATACATTAGATTTTGGTTGCAGGATTCACTCCAACTTGTCTGTCTTATGTCACACACAATGTTCTGTACAGCTAGACCTATTAGTTTAGAAGCATTGTTTATTTTAGTTGGCTTTTATATATGGATCCTTTCCAACAGCTGCATCTAATTGCGTTTGAGGAACTGGAGTGGGGAAAGCAATAGATTTGCTATGTGATCAGTGACGCAACCTCACTGTCACATTTCAGAAgcatggcaggggagagaagaaaactgcttttttttttttttgttttttttatttaaatgaaactgaTGGGTATATTTTCCCAGAACGCTGAAATTTTGGCTGGCAAGGGGCAACTTTATTCTTTAGGCTTCAACTAGCAGGATGTAGCCATACCTGGGTCTCATAAACTGATATGAAACACACCCTGCCTAAGGCAACAAAAAGCCAGGTTGGCCCGcttcttatctctctctctccccccctccccgccaagagagatcagaatcaggctctgtatttgtaaattattttaacCCTTGCTGGAAGCTCTTGTCTTAAACAAGGGAGGTCACTGCCATGTTTcccttgaaggtttttttgtttaaaataaagttgTGACAAGATTCTCACATTCGGCTTCCACAAGAAAGCCGGGAGGGGGTCCTGCTGCTGGAAGGAAACAGCTGCAGTCAGGATGATGTAGCAACAGTAGTGAAGAGGGTCTAGGTCTAGTATCATGCACTAAGAGGGACTCTAGGTTTATCCCTGTTTGTCTAGGTGGTCTAGGATTATTACTGGTGTTACCtattttttatatagcactcttCAAagtcttttaaatgtatttatcctcccaccaccccactgcGGTAGGGACGCAGCATTATCCCGGTTTTAccgctggggaactgaggcacaaatttagccaaggtcactcagcaggtccatggcagagccaagaactgagCCCAGGTCTCCCCTATCCTAAGCCCCTcgaccctccttcccctccgaGGGGTCTAGTTCATGGCCTGGAGGGAGAGGCGAAGGGCTGGGATCTTGCACTAGCAGGGATGGATGCTCGGTTCATGCTGGTTGCTGAGATGAAGGGTTTGGACGTTGGTTAGGGACAGGGCGCAATGAGAGCCCCAGGCTAGGCGGCCATCCCACTCCGCTGGTTCGAGGGCGACCAGTTGTCCCCATATTAGGGgctttattttatatacacaacTCTACCCTCCCTGGAAGAAGTGTCCCTCCCTTTCGCACGTGCCCCTGCCTTTAACCCCCCGCCCCTCCGCGCTGGGTGTCTGGGATGGCTCCGCCGGGGAGATCCGGCCCCAGCCCGAGCGCACCCAccggatgaggaagatgatgagccACTGCAGGGCGGTGGAGAGGGTGTCCTGGCTGGCCCCGAAGATGTCGGTGACGGTGGCGGGCACGTGCTCTAGCGGCAGCCGGGGCTGCGCCTGCTGGAGGCGGATGAAGGCGTCCAGCATGTCGCGGGGGGCGGCCCCGGGGCGCAGGCTGCCGCGGTGCTGCAGGAACTTGCCCCGCACGAAGCTGTAGAAGTCGCGGTTGAGCTGGCGGAAGGCGCGGTAGGCGGCGCGCACCGGGTTGGGGAAACGCTGGAGCCAGGGCAGCGCGTCCACCAGGCTGCCGGCCCCCACCGTGCGGCCGAACTGCTCGTTGCGGCCCACCAGGCGCAGGAACTCGGCGTCGCCGTGGCTGTAGCGGCGGCCGAAGCACAGGGCGCTCATCACGTTGGCCACGGCCACCACCAGGCTGCGCCCGGGGTCCAGGAAGGCGCCGCCCGCGCTGCCCCGCACCAGCAGCGCCACCAGCGCCCGCGCCTCGCCCAGCAGGTGCTGCTCCAGCAGgcggcgcggggccgggctgCCGGTGGAGAAGGCCCGCACGGTGGAGTGCGCCAGCCGGCGCTGCAGCTTCCACAGCTCGGAGTAGCCGCCGAAGGCCAGGCTGCGGCCCCCGGACACCAGCTGGAAGGAGGGGAAGCGCGGCCGGCCGGCGAAGGCGGCCCCCTGGCGGATGAGCGCCCCGCGGATGGCGCGCTCGCCGTTCAGCACCACCACGGGCCGGCTGCCCAGGCGCAACTGGAACACGTCGCCGTAGGTGCGGGCCAGGCGGGCGAAGGCGAGGTGCGGGGCGCTGCCCAGCTGAGCCGCGTTGCCGATCAGGGGCCACGGGAAAGGGCCCGGGGGCTCCAGGCGCCGCTGCCGCAGGAGGAGCTTCGCCAGGTGGATGGCGGCGAGcagggagaggagcagcagcagggcgcTCTGCAGCGGCGGGATGCTGGAGAGCGCCTCTTCCAGCCGCCGGAGGGCCATGCTGCGGGGAGAAGCAGAGATCAGGTCGGGCTCTGGAGGAAGGGTTCGTGTGCCCGCACCTGCCGTGCAGCAAAAggcgggggcagtggggggctgcagATGTGCCGGCTTCGCAGGCGCGGCCAGTGTAAATAGAACAAGTTCTGACCCCGACGCCAGCGAGCGATGCTGATCATGTCACTGCGGAGCCTGAGATGTGCCTAGAAAGCGCCTAGCGCGCGGCTGGGTGCTGAGCGAAAACCGCAATCAAGCACCACTGGCCTTGGAGAGCTGGGGAAGCGCTCGCCTCGGCCGAGAGGGGAAGTTTGCCTCGTGGGAAGCGGACTCCCACGGCAGGAGCGGGCGAAGAGAGGAGGATGCGCTCGCTGTAAGCAACTGCCGCGACGTGGAAGCTGCAAGAAGCTTCTTCCTTATACAGGTCGGGCAGGTGATGCCAGCAGTGTCACCGCCCGGCTGTGCCTACTGCAAAACAAATGCGTCTACCGGGTTGGAATCTGCGCGCCCCGCTCCTAATTGTCTTTGGAAGGAAACAGCGAGAGACTGTAAATCAGGACAAGCTTCCCCCCTTCCTGACTTTAATTAGCGGTAGGCGTGAACTGGTAACAGTCAGTATGCACGCATGGGTTGAGGGAGATGGGCACAGCCCCAGTGATACAGGAATATCATTCACACCCAAATAGCAGTTACCAGTGTGGTAACTAAGAGCTCCTAGACAACGATCTAAACGTGCTTcactttttgtcttttaat is a window encoding:
- the LOC128834664 gene encoding cytochrome P450 1B1 translates to MEAFFSSMALRRLEEALSSIPPLQSALLLLLSLLAAIHLAKLLLRQRRLEPPGPFPWPLIGNAAQLGSAPHLAFARLARTYGDVFQLRLGSRPVVVLNGERAIRGALIRQGAAFAGRPRFPSFQLVSGGRSLAFGGYSELWKLQRRLAHSTVRAFSTGSPAPRRLLEQHLLGEARALVALLVRGSAGGAFLDPGRSLVVAVANVMSALCFGRRYSHGDAEFLRLVGRNEQFGRTVGAGSLVDALPWLQRFPNPVRAAYRAFRQLNRDFYSFVRGKFLQHRGSLRPGAAPRDMLDAFIRLQQAQPRLPLEHVPATVTDIFGASQDTLSTALQWLIIFLIRYPKVQVKMQEEVDRIVGRDRLPCAEDQPHLPYVMAFLYESMRFSSFVPVTIPHATTVDTSIMGYFIPKDTVIFINQWSVNHDPEKWSNPEDFEPTRFLDENGFINKDLTSNVMIFSLGKRRCIGEELSKMQLFLFTSILVHQCNFIANPNEDSKMEFTYGLTIKPKPFTVNVTLRETMDLLDKAVQRLQAEKTATENHLSTNL